A region from the Candidatus Methylomirabilota bacterium genome encodes:
- the rseP gene encoding RIP metalloprotease RseP: MAVALAGVLTLAGFSWAVSGVLAQLVSGGGPSTAVTYIVSALVALGALIFIHELGHFLVAKASGVGVERFSLGFGPRLWSMRRGETEYCISIVPLGGYVKMVGEEAHGEEAIHPATDVPREVRTDPRKSFALKPLWVRALIVFAGPGMNFVLAAVIFSFIFAAVGVPVFPTTVGRVLPESAAAQAGLQPGDDILAVDDRPVRHWGQIEERVARSEGRPLALTVSRDGVRRAMTVTPRRVPARTPFGEPTEVWSLGTGPYFPPVVGEVQPGMPAAEAGLQPRDRIVALDGRPVGTWDELAETISKMPGRPVALTIERSGQRLETSVTPRAVTERDPLGNETQVGRIGIARASSQTFLRSDPITALGQGIQRTWDVTALTVVSIWKLVTGTIPASNIGGPLQISMAAGQQAQQGLVAYAFFVALISVNLAILNLLPVPMLDGGHLLFFAIEGVQGRPLSVRKRELAQQIGLALLMLLMVFALFNDLSRLLPVSKLFK; the protein is encoded by the coding sequence GTGGCGGTGGCCCTCGCCGGCGTCCTGACCCTCGCGGGTTTCTCCTGGGCGGTGAGCGGCGTGCTCGCCCAGCTCGTCTCGGGGGGCGGCCCGTCGACCGCGGTCACCTACATCGTGAGCGCCCTGGTCGCCCTGGGCGCGCTCATCTTCATTCACGAACTCGGACACTTCCTGGTGGCGAAGGCGTCGGGGGTCGGGGTGGAGCGCTTTTCGCTCGGCTTCGGGCCCCGGCTCTGGTCCATGCGTCGCGGCGAGACCGAGTACTGCATCTCGATCGTGCCGCTCGGCGGGTACGTGAAGATGGTCGGGGAGGAGGCCCACGGCGAAGAGGCGATCCATCCCGCGACCGACGTCCCGCGGGAGGTCCGGACTGATCCGCGGAAGTCCTTCGCCCTCAAGCCGCTCTGGGTCCGAGCCCTGATCGTGTTCGCCGGACCCGGGATGAACTTCGTCCTGGCCGCCGTCATCTTCTCCTTCATCTTCGCGGCCGTCGGGGTCCCGGTCTTCCCGACCACGGTCGGGCGGGTGCTGCCCGAGTCGGCGGCGGCCCAGGCCGGACTCCAGCCGGGCGACGACATCCTGGCGGTGGACGACCGCCCCGTCCGGCACTGGGGCCAGATCGAGGAGCGCGTGGCGCGCTCCGAAGGCCGGCCGCTGGCGCTGACCGTCTCCCGGGACGGAGTCCGGCGGGCGATGACCGTGACGCCCCGGCGGGTGCCCGCCCGGACGCCGTTCGGCGAGCCGACCGAGGTCTGGAGCCTGGGGACCGGCCCGTATTTCCCGCCGGTCGTGGGAGAAGTGCAGCCGGGGATGCCCGCCGCCGAGGCGGGACTCCAGCCCCGCGACCGCATCGTCGCCCTCGACGGCCGACCCGTCGGGACGTGGGACGAGCTGGCCGAGACGATCTCGAAGATGCCCGGCCGGCCGGTCGCGCTGACCATCGAGCGGAGCGGACAGCGGTTGGAGACCTCGGTCACGCCGCGGGCGGTGACCGAGCGGGATCCGTTGGGCAACGAGACCCAGGTCGGCCGGATCGGCATCGCCCGGGCATCGTCCCAGACCTTCCTCCGCTCGGATCCGATCACCGCGCTCGGGCAGGGCATCCAGCGGACCTGGGACGTGACCGCGCTGACGGTGGTGTCGATCTGGAAGCTGGTGACCGGCACCATCCCGGCGTCCAACATCGGCGGGCCGCTCCAGATCAGCATGGCGGCTGGCCAGCAGGCCCAGCAGGGCTTGGTTGCCTACGCGTTCTTCGTGGCGCTGATCAGCGTGAACCTGGCCATCCTGAACCTGCTGCCGGTCCCGATGCTGGACGGCGGCCACCTCCTCTTCTTCGCCATCGAGGGCGTGCAGGGGCGGCCCCTGTCCGTGCGCAAGCGGGAGCTGGCGCAGCAGATTGGCTTGGCCCTCCTGATGCTCCTGATGGTGTTCGCCCTCTTCAACGACCTCTCGCGGCTGCTGCCCGTCAGCAAGCTGTTCAAATAG
- the ispG gene encoding flavodoxin-dependent (E)-4-hydroxy-3-methylbut-2-enyl-diphosphate synthase, giving the protein MTTTPVQLGPRRRARPLQLGKVEVGGDALITVQSMTKTDTRNVEATVDQIWALEAAGCEIVRVAVPVKEAAEKLAAIKKQIRIPLVADIHFNYKLALKALEQGVDGLRLNPGNIGGKQFVMEVVNLAKERRIPIRIGVNAGSLEKDLLARDNGPTARGMVDSALRHIRILEDCGYPEMKISLKASDPAMMIEAYRLLADQVDYPFHLGVTEAGTPTIGAIKSAVGIGTLLAEGIGDTIRVSLSADPVEEVRVGLEILKALGLRTQGITFVSCPGCGRMDVDLVGLAAAVEKRLQGLNKNVHVAVMGCEVNGPGEARGADVGVAGGRGIGLIFRKGEVVRKVPEAQIVDALWEEAQIFLAEQEAAEKAVRADD; this is encoded by the coding sequence ATGACGACCACTCCGGTCCAGCTCGGCCCCCGTCGCCGGGCTCGGCCCCTGCAGCTCGGCAAGGTGGAGGTCGGGGGCGACGCCCTCATCACGGTGCAGTCCATGACCAAGACCGACACCCGCAACGTCGAGGCCACCGTCGACCAGATCTGGGCGCTGGAGGCAGCCGGCTGCGAGATCGTGCGGGTCGCGGTGCCGGTCAAAGAGGCGGCCGAGAAGCTGGCGGCGATCAAGAAGCAGATCCGGATCCCGCTGGTGGCCGACATCCATTTCAACTACAAGCTCGCGCTGAAGGCGCTCGAGCAGGGAGTCGACGGGCTCCGTCTCAATCCGGGCAACATCGGCGGCAAGCAATTCGTGATGGAGGTCGTCAACCTCGCCAAGGAGCGGCGCATCCCCATCCGCATCGGCGTGAACGCCGGGTCGCTCGAGAAGGACCTCCTGGCGCGCGACAACGGCCCCACCGCCCGTGGCATGGTCGATTCGGCCCTCCGGCACATCCGGATCCTGGAGGACTGCGGCTACCCCGAGATGAAGATCTCGCTGAAGGCCTCCGATCCGGCGATGATGATCGAGGCCTACCGGCTGCTGGCCGACCAGGTGGACTACCCGTTCCATCTCGGCGTCACCGAGGCCGGGACGCCCACGATCGGCGCCATCAAGTCGGCGGTCGGCATCGGGACGCTGCTGGCGGAGGGGATCGGCGACACCATCCGGGTCTCGCTGTCGGCCGACCCCGTCGAGGAAGTGCGGGTCGGCCTCGAGATCCTGAAGGCCCTCGGGCTCCGGACGCAGGGCATCACCTTCGTCTCCTGCCCGGGCTGCGGGCGGATGGACGTGGATCTGGTGGGGCTGGCGGCGGCCGTGGAGAAGCGGCTCCAGGGGCTCAACAAGAACGTGCACGTGGCGGTGATGGGGTGTGAGGTCAACGGTCCCGGCGAGGCGCGGGGCGCCGACGTCGGCGTGGCCGGCGGCCGCGGCATCGGCCTCATCTTCCGCAAGGGCGAGGTCGTGCGGAAGGTGCCCGAGGCCCAGATCGTGGACGCGTTGTGGGAGGAGGCCCAGATCTTCCTCGCCGAGCAGGAGGCGGCGGAGAAGGCCGTCCGCGCGGACGACTAG